The Cynocephalus volans isolate mCynVol1 chromosome 2, mCynVol1.pri, whole genome shotgun sequence genome window below encodes:
- the NUDT18 gene encoding 8-oxo-dGDP phosphatase NUDT18: MASEGLAGMLAAVLGGRGLCVQSWDSGPAGEPPAPARLRRNVCYVVLAVFLNEQDEVLLIQEAKRECRGSWYLPAGRMECGETIVEALQREVKEEAGLHCEPLTLLSVEERGPSWIRFTFLARPTGGILKTSKEADVESLQAGWFPRTSLPTPLRAHDILHLVELAAQYRQRARHPPVLPQELPCSLVCQRLVATFTSVQTVWVLVGTVGMPHLPITTCGFTPTEQRGGLKMAVLRLLQECLTLHHLAVETKGLLGLQHLGRDHTDGICLNVLVTVAFRNPGIQDEPPKVRGENFFWWKVVEEDLQSQLLQRLQESSVIPVNR, translated from the exons ATGGCCTCGGAGGGCCTGGCGGGGATGCTGGCGGCCGTGCTGGGGGGCCGGGGGCTGTGCGTGCAGAGCTGGGACTCGGGGCCGGCCGGGGAGCCGCCGGCGCCGGCGCGGCTGCGGAGGAACGTCTGCTACGTGGTGCTGGCCGTGTTCCTCAATGAGCAG gACGAGGTGCTGCTGATCCAGGAGGCCAAGAGAGAGTGCCGTGGGTCGTGGTACCTGCCTGCGGGGAGAATGGAGTGCGGGGAGACCATCGTGGAGGCGCTGCAGCGGGAGGTGAAGGAGGAGGCTGGGCTGCACTGTGAGCCCCTGACGCTACTGTCCGTGGAAGAGCGGGGCCCTTCCTGGATCCGTTTCACATTCCTTGCTCGCCCCACAG GAGGAATTCTCAAGACTTCCAAGGAGGCAGATGTGGAGTCCCTGCAGGCTGGCTGGTTCCCACGGACCTCCCTGCCCACTCCACTGCGGGCCCATGACATTCTGCACCTGGTGGAGCTAGCCGCCCAATATCGCCAGCGGGCCAGGCACCCTCCTGTTCTGCCCCAAGAGCTTCCCTGCAGTCTGGTCTGCCAGCGACTCGTGGCCACCTTTACCAGCGTCCAGACGGTGTGGGTGTTAGTAGGCACGGTGGGTATGCCCCACTTGCCCATCACCACCTGTGGCTTCACCCCCACAGAACAGAGGGGTGGCCTCAAGATGGCTGTTCTGCGGCTGCTTCAGGAATGCCTGACCCTGCACCATCTGGCAGTGGAGACCAAGGGCTTGCTTGGACTGCAGCACCTGGGCAGAGATCACACAGATGGCATCTGCCTGAATGTGCTGGTGACAGTGGCTTTTCGAAACCCAGGTATTCAAGATGAGCCCCCGAAGGTTCGGGGTGAGAACTTCTTTTGGTGGAAGGTGGTAGAGGAAGACCTACAAAGCCAGCTCCTACAGAGGCTTCAGGAAtcctctgtcatcccagtgaacAGATAG